The Eremothecium gossypii ATCC 10895 chromosome IV, complete sequence genome contains a region encoding:
- the DFG10 gene encoding putative polyprenol reductase (Syntenic homolog of Saccharomyces cerevisiae YIL049W (DFG10)) produces MQRNPRYNSQHMNQMLPPIAAGGAEVYVWHLIHFSYGIGLFSLWLAKYRLPKLLQYGKTRQKKLVGVIEPWYTSIAVPRRYFSHFYVLSFVLATANLYWFPEDVITSCIFFHSLRRLVESARVTKWGSESRMHAAHYLVGLWFYSVLNLSVYLQLNSRQRTRSPSTVNKVFGAVGAVGFLLASWDQARNHIHLAHMIKYTLPRRGLFKIVACAHYFDEIVIYASLAAMEATTRWSLTVAVIWVCANLGVSAVETKRYYDAKFKGQAVAPYALIPYIM; encoded by the coding sequence ATGCAACGTAATCCAAGGTACAATTCACAACACATGAACCAAATGTTGCCACCAATAGCCGCTGGCGGAGCAGAAGTTTATGTGTGGCACCTAATCCACTTTAGTTATGGTATTGGGCTTTTCTCTTTGTGGCTGGCCAAGTACCGACTCCCGAAACTTCTGCAATATGGTAAAACTAGGCAGAAAAAGCTGGTGGGCGTGATTGAACCATGGTACACATCCATCGCGGTACCGCGTCGATACTTTTCACATTTCTATGTCCTTTCGTTTGTCCTCGCGACCGCCAATCTATATTGGTTCCCAGAGGATGTGATCACAAGCTGCATATTCTTCCATTCTCTACGCAGGCTTGTGGAGTCGGCGCGGGTCACCAAGTGGGGCTCAGAATCTCGAATGCATGCTGCCCACTACCTTGTCGGACTATGGTTCTACTCTGTGCTCAACTTGAGTGTGTACTTGCAGCTCAATTCCAGACAGAGGACCCGATCCCCCAGCACAGTCAACAAGGTATTTGGCGCGGTGGGCGCAGTGGGATTTCTCCTCGCCTCATGGGACCAGGCAAGGAACCATATACACTTGGCGCACATGATTAAATATACGCTACCCCGGCGTGGACTGTTCAAAATCGTGGCGTGCGCGCATTATTTCGATGAGATCGTTATCTATGCGTCACTAGCCGCAATGGAGGCGACGACTAGGTGGTCACTCACTGTGGCGGTAATCTGGGTGTGTGCAAACCTGGGTGTCAGTGCGGTTGAAACGAAGAGGTACTATGACGCTAAATTCAAGGGTCAAGCCGTGGCCCCCTATGCGCTCATTCCGTACATTATGTAA
- a CDS encoding PHO85 cyclin family protein (Syntenic homolog of Saccharomyces cerevisiae YIL050W (PCL7) and YER059W (PCL6)), which translates to MHCSQPEGVDQRIGHMDIAQFPTDKLLEMLTGLLYKIIKSNDRLKPFDQEKHDINNKYVAHVLSFRGKHIPTITLGDYFARIQKYCPITNDVFLSLLVYFDRIAKRCNALDPQLFVMDSYNIHRLIIAAVTVSTKFFSDFFYSNSRYARVGGISLEELNRLELQFSILCDFELIVSIQELQRYADLLYKFWHREHLAKASTNAAVPH; encoded by the coding sequence ATGCACTGCTCGCAGCCGGAGGGCGTAGACCAGCGCATCGGGCACATGGACATCGCCCAGTTCCCGACGGACAAGCTGCTGGAGATGCTAACGGGTCTACTGTACAAGATCATCAAGTCGAACGATCGTCTCAAGCCCTTTGACCAAGAAAAGCACGATATCAACAACAAGTACGTCGCCCATGTGCTCAGCTTCCGCGGCAAGCACATTCCGACCATCACGCTCGGCGACTACTTCGCGCGGATCCAGAAGTACTGTCCCATCACCAACGACGTTTTCCTGTCGCTCCTGGTCTACTTCGACCGCATTGCAAAGCGCTGCAATGCGCTGGATCCCCAACTTTTCGTCATGGACTCCTACAATATCCACCGCCTGATAATCGCCGCAGTAACCGTCAGCACCAAGTTCTTCAGCGACTTCTTCTACAGCAACTCACGCTACGCCCGTGTGGGGGGTATCTCTCTGGAAGAGCTCAATCGCCTAGAACTGCAATTCTCCATACTCTGCGACTTCGAGCTCATTGTCTCGATCCAGGAACTCCAGCGCTATGCCGACCTTCTCTACAAATTCTGGCATCGAGAGCACCTGGCCAAGGCCTCTACCAACGCAGCTGTTCCGCACTGA
- the RPL34B gene encoding 60S ribosomal protein eL34 (Syntenic homolog of Saccharomyces cerevisiae YIL052C (RPL34B) and YER056C-A (RPL34A); 1-intron): protein MAQRVTFRRRNPYNTKSNKIKVVKTPGGVLRAQHVKKLATRPKCGDCGIALAGISSLRPRQYASVSKTHKTVSRPYGGSRCANCVKQRIVRAFLIEEQKIVKKVVKEQAEAAKKAEKKQSKKGKKN, encoded by the exons ATGGCTCAACGTGTTACTTTCAGAAGAAGAAACCCAT ACAACACCAAGTCCAACAAGATCAAGGTTGTTAAGACCCCAGGCGGTGTCTTGCGTGCGCAGCACGTCAAGAAGTTGGCCACCAGACCTAAGTGTGGTGACTGCGGCATCGCCTTGGCTGGTATTTCCTCTTTGAGACCAAGACAGTACGCATCCGTGTCCAAGACCCACAAGACTGTCTCCAGACCATACGGTGGCTCCAGATGTGCCAACTGTGTCAAGCAGAGAATCGTGAGAGCTTTCTTGATCGAGGAGCAGAAGATCGTCAAGAAGGTCGTCAAGGAGCAAGCCGAGGCTGCCAAGAAGGCCGAGAAGAAGCAATCCAAGAAGGGCAAGAAGAACTAA
- the NEO1 gene encoding aminophospholipid-translocating P4-type ATPase NEO1 (Syntenic homolog of Saccharomyces cerevisiae YIL048W (NEO1)) — protein MSFTPPPETSSAYNYHPGKPFGSDRGQQGVGSSRRARQERRGSLDSFELEFDDSLDAALESLQIKRSASHERHSGIRGAEDFELKSMGRVDDGGHSPSGVLTNQDTQPLISQDSWDYGQVKRLRSGWLGPQSSWQRLKSWVLPGAKAGAPLLGVTATYSSTHSIELTDQHVDREIHLDTTPIYDKRKYPTNAISNAKYNAITFLPIVLYEQFKFFFNLYFLLVSLSQSIPALRIGYLSSYIVPLAFVLVVTMSKEAMDDIQRRRRDRETNNELYEVLNNSQLVPSKNLRVGDLVKLHKDSRIPADMILLQSSEPSGETFVKTDQLDGETDWKLRVAPSLTQNLTQDEMLTKVHITASAPEKSIHMFTGKLTYKGSSAPLSVDNTLWANTVLASSGTCVACVIYTGTDTRQAMNTSKSSVKTGLLELEINSLSKILCICVFTLSILLVVIGGLDDDKWYVDIMRYLILFSTIIPVSLRVNLDLGKSVYARQIESDKSIPDTIVRTSTIPEDLGRIEYLLSDKTGTLTQNDMQLRKIHLGTVSYTMETMDMVTDYIQTLTSPANMGAAGVAVTGSRKEVSQRVRDLVVTLATCHNVTPNFEDNELAYQAASPDEIAIVKFTERVGLSLFKRDRHSLTLFHEYSGVNLQYDILHVFPFTSDTKRMGIIVRDRTKNEIWFLQKGADTVMSKIVQSNDWLEEEVSNMAREGLRTLVIARKKLSTRLYEQFSKEYKDASLSMLNRDEAMNEVVKRHLEHNLELLGLTGVEDKLQKDVKTSIELLRNAGVKIWMLTGDKVETARCVCVSAKLISRGQYVHTITKLTRRDGALSRLEYLKANRNSCLLIDGDSLAIYMSHYRAEFFEIVICLPVVIACRCTPQQKADVALLIREMTGKRVCCIGDGGNDVSMIQCADVGVGIVGKEGKQASLAADYSITQFCHLTKLLLWHGRNSYKRSAKLSQFVIHRGLLISVCQAVYSISSNLKPIALYQGWLMVGYATCYTMAPVFSLTLDHDIDESLTKTYPELYKELTEGRSLSYKTFFVWVILSLFQGAVIQGFSQLFIGVGSEVFKKMVALSFTALVINELIMVALEIYTWNKTMAISEIVTFAIYVLSIPLLGEYFDLTSMLALPFFIQLTIILTVSIFPVWAAKTIHRRLKPPSHAKVQQFSAV, from the coding sequence ATGTCATTTACACCACCTCCCGAGACATCCTCTGCATACAATTATCATCCGGGAAAGCCCTTTGGCAGCGACAGGGGCCAGCAAGGAGTTGGAAGCAGCAGACGAGCGCGGCAGGAACGCCGGGGAAGTTTAGACTCCTTTGAGCTGGAGTTTGATGATAGCTTGGACGCTGCGCTGGAGTCGTTACAGATCAAGCGCAGCGCTTCGCATGAGCGGCACTCCGGGATCCGCGGAGCAGAAGATTTTGAACTGAAGAGCATGGGTCGCGTGGATGACGGAGGGCATTCCCCGTCAGGGGTGCTGACGAACCAGGACACGCAGCCGCTGATTAGCCAAGATTCGTGGGATTATGGGCAGGTAAAAAGGCTTCGGTCTGGCTGGTTGGGCCCGCAGTCGTCGTGGCAGCGACTGAAGTCGTGGGTTCTGCCCGGAGCAAAGGCGGGCGCGCCCTTACTCGGAGTTACGGCCACCTATAGCTCCACGCATTCCATCGAGTTGACCGATCAGCATGTTGACCGAGAGATCCACTTGGACACGACCCCCATCTATGATAAACGGAAGTATCCCACGAACGCAATTTCGAACGCCAAGTACAACGCCATTACGTTTCTACCTATTGTGCTCTATGAGCAGTTCAAGTTCTTCTTCAACCTATATTTTCTATTGGTATCCTTATCACAGTCGATTCCTGCATTGAGGATTGGCTACCTGTCGTCTTACATTGTTCCGCTGGCCTTTGTGTTGGTAGTCACAATGTCTAAAGAAGCGATGGATGATATTCAACGGCGTAGGCGCGACCGAGAGACCAATAACGAACTTTACGAAGTGCTGAACAACTCCCAGCTAGTTCCCAGCAAAAATCTGCGAGTCGGCGACTTGGTCAAGCTGCATAAGGACTCTAGAATTCCAGCGGACATGATTCTTCTCCAGAGCAGTGAGCCAAGTGGTGAGACCTTTGTCAAGACTGACCAGTTGGATGGTGAGACCGATTGGAAACTAAGAGTAGCCCCCTCCTTGACCCAGAACTTGACGCAAGACGAGATGTTGACAAAGGTTCATATTACTGCATCTGCGCCCGAGAAATCGATACATATGTTTACGGGCAAACTCACTTATAAAGGCTCATCTGCTCCTCTATCGGTTGATAACACGTTGTGGGCAAATACTGTTCTGGCATCTAGTGGAACCTGCGTGGCATGTGTTATCTACACGGGAACGGACACAAGACAGGCAATGAACACCTCTAAATCGTCTGTAAAAACGGGCCTCCTGGAACTTGAAATCAATAGCCTGTCCAAAATTTTGTGCATCTGCGTTTTTACACTTTCGATTCTACTGGTAGTAATCGGGGGTCTTGATGATGATAAGTGGTATGTGGACATTATGAGATATTTGATATTGTTTTCCACCATTATACCTGTATCGTTAAGGGTGAACCTAGATCTGGGGAAATCAGTCTACGCTCGGCAAATTGAGTCGGACAAAAGTATTCCTGATACCATCGTTAGGACAAGCACCATTCCGGAAGACCTGGGTAGAATTGAGTACTTGCTAAGTGATAAAACGGGAACTTTAACGCAAAATGACATGCAGTTGAGGAAGATTCACTTGGGCACTGTTTCCTATACAATGGAAACAATGGATATGGTAACTGATTATATTCAGACCCTAACTTCTCCAGCAAATATGGGTGCCGCAGGTGTGGCCGTTACTGGCTCTAGGAAAGAAGTATCACAACGGGTTCGGGATCTCGTCGTTACTTTGGCCACTTGTCACAATGTGACGCCAAATTTTGAGGACAATGAACTGGCCTATCAAGCTGCATCCCCTGACGAGATTGCCATTGTAAAATTCACTGAACGAGTTGGCCTCTCATTATTTAAAAGGGATCGGCATTCATTGACGCTATTCCATGAATATTCGGGCGTGAATCTTCAATATGATATCTTACATGTTTTCCCGTTTACCTCCGATACGAAGAGAATGGGCATAATTGTTCGTGATCGAACAAAAAATGAAATTTGGTTCCTGCAGAAGGGAGCAGATACTGTTATGTCTAAAATTGTCCAAAGTAATGACTGGCTAGAAGAAGAAGTTAGCAACATGGCTCGTGAAGGACTTAGAACTTTGGTCATTGCTCGCAAGAAGCTTTCAACCCGTCTATACGAGCAATTTTCCAAGGAATATAAAGATGCCTCTCTGTCGATGCTAAACAGGGATGAAGCTATGAATGAAGTGGTAAAGAGGCATCTGGAACACAACCTTGAGCTGTTAGGATTAACTGGTGTTGAAGATAAATTGCAAAAAGACGTCAAAACATCTATAGAATTACTGCGTAATGCAGGTGTTAAAATATGGATGTTAACTGGGGATAAAGTTGAAACAGCACGTTGTGTTTGTGTCAGTGCGAAGTTAATTTCTCGAGGCCAGTACGTTCATACAATCACTAAATTGACCAGAAGAGATGGTGCGCTAAGCCGATTAGAGTACCTTAAGGCCAACCGGAATTCCTGTTTGCTGATTGATGGCGATTCGCTCGCAATATACATGAGTCATTATCGGGCTGAATTCTTCGAAATCGTTATTTGTCTTCCTGTAGTTATTGCATGCCGTTGTACACCGCAACAAAAGGCTGATGTCGCGCTCCTTATCCGTGAGATGACCGGTAAGAGGGTTTGTTGCATAGGTGACGGTGGTAACGATGTTAGTATGATTCAATGTGCGGACGTGGGAGTGGGTATTGTTGGTAAAGAAGGCAAACAAGCATCTTTGGCAGCTGACTATTCCATAACACAGTTCTGTCATTTGACAAAACTGTTGTTGTGGCATGGAAGAAATTCTTACAAACGATCCGCAAAGTTATCGCAGTTTGTTATACACAGAGGGCTACTGATATCCGTCTGTCAAGCTGTCTATTCCATTTCATCAAATTTGAAACCAATCGCTTTATATCAAGGCTGGTTAATGGTTGGTTACGCTACTTGTTATACCATGGCGCCGGTCTTTTCGTTAACATTGGATCATGACATTGACGAGTCCCTAACAAAAACTTATCCTGAACTCTATAAGGAACTAACTGAGGGACGGTCGCTATCATATAAGACTTTTTTTGTTTGGGTGATTCTCTCATTATTTCAAGGTGCTGTAATTCAAGGGTTTTCGCAGTTGTTCATTGGCGTGGGGAGCGAGGTATTTAAGAAAATGGTTGCCCTAAGTTTTACCGCTTTAGTTATTAACGAACTAATAATGGTAGCATTGGAAATATACACTTGGAATAAAACTATGGCCATATCTGAGATCGTAACTTTTGCAATATATGTGCTATCAATTCCACTTTTGGGTGAATATTTTGATCTAACTTCAATGCTGGCTCTACCCTTCTTCATTCAGCTGACGATTATTTTGACGGTATCAATATTTCCTGTCTGGGCTGCTAAGACCATCCATAGAAGACTGAAGCCACCGAGCCATGCAAAGGTGCAACAGTTTTCAGCAGTGTAA
- a CDS encoding cytosine permease (Syntenic homolog of Saccharomyces cerevisiae YER056C (FCY2), YER060W (FCY21) and YER060W-A (FCY22); Tandem gene duplication in Saccharomyces cerevisiae), giving the protein MGSSAEQYGTRSSMSLTKDDGSYGDLEKKKGFLSDAEEPVTPQVDETEYTTLSWVNRWAARLNAETKGVSPVTEDECHDSSLLNAASMWFSANLVIAAFAVGVLSTAVFRLNMLEAVLATVVFSFMGVLAVAFFSVFGAEFGLRQMILSRYLMGNTTARIFCLINVIACVGWSSVNTIASTTLLHMINPTGARCPPWAASLIIVLSTVFITFFGYRVIHAYEKWSWVPNLVVFLIIIARLAIAGNFTAGSSLGGKATAGSFLSYGSVVFGFASGWTTYAADYTVYMPKNSNKYRIFFFMIAGLATPLLFTLILGAAAGRCVHTNPTWGEYYKKHSVGGLCFAILAENALGGFGQFCCVVLAMSTVANNIPNMYSIALSTQALWSRFARVPRVFWTLVGNACSLVIAIVAYYKFETFMTSFMDSIGYYLSIYIVICVTEHFVFRKGFRGYDVSHWDRPDLLPAGYAGCAALCVGAVGVAMGMSHEYYTGPIAKLAGGDIGFLLAAGFSFIVYICCRPLELKYTGR; this is encoded by the coding sequence ATGGGCAGCAGCGCTGAGCAGTATGGAACACGCAGTTCGATGTCATTAACGAAGGATGACGGCAGCTACGGCGATTTAGAAAAGAAGAAAGGGTTTCTTTCAGACGCAGAAGAGCCGGTGACGCCTCAAGTCGATGAGACTGAGTACACCACCCTATCATGGGTCAACCGGTGGGCGGCGCGACTCAATGCAGAGACCAAAGGCGTGTCGCCGGTGACAGAGGACGAATGCCACGACTCATCGCTGCTGAATGCAGCGTCGATGTGGTTTTCTGCGAATTTGGTGATTGCGGCATTTGCGGTCGGCGTGTTGTCGACAGCAGTGTTCCGGTTGAACATGTTAGAGGCCGTGCTGGCGACCGTCGTGTTTTCGTTCATGGGCGTGCTGGCGGTGGCATTCTTCTCGGTGTTCGGCGCAGAGTTCGGGCTGCGCCAGATGATCCTGTCGCGGTACCTGATGGGGAATACGACAGCGCGGATATTCTGTTTGATAAACGTCATTGCGTGTGTTGGCTGGTCGTCTGTGAACACCATTGCCTCGACAACGTTGCTTCACATGATCAACCCCACAGGCGCTCGCTGTCCTCCTTGGGCTGCAAGTTTGATCATCGTGTTGTCGACGGTCTTCATCACGTTCTTCGGCTATCGTGTCATCCATGCCTACGAAAAATGGTCTTGGGTTCCGAATCTAGTCGTGTTTTTGATCATCATTGCTCGGTTAGCGATTGCCGGCAATTTTACAGCTGGTTCATCGCTAGGCGGTAAGGCGACCGCGGGTAGTTTCCTGTCCTACGGGTCCGTGGTGTTTGGTTTTGCATCGGGATGGACAACATATGCTGCAGACTACACTGTCTACATGCCCAAAAATTCTAACAAATACCGCATCTTTTTCTTCATGATTGCGGGTCTTGCGACCCCGTTGCTGTTCACGTTGATTCttggagctgctgccgggCGCTGTGTGCACACAAATCCTACGTGGGGCGAATATTACAAAAAACATTCCGTGGGAGGTCTGTGCTTTGCTATACTGGCTGAAAACGCTCTGGGCGGGTTTGGGCAGTTCTGCTGCGTTGTACTGGCCATGTCCACAGTTGCAAACAATATTCCAAACATGTATTCCATCGCTCTCAGCACCCAGGCGCTGTGGAGTCGTTTCGCGCGTGTGCCACGAGTGTTCTGGACCCTGGTCGGCAACGCATGCAGCTTGGTCATTGCAATCGTTGCGTACTACAAGTTTGAGACCTTCATGACCAGCTTTATGGATTCAATTGGCTACTACCTCTCCATATACATCGTAATATGTGTCACTGAGCACTTCGTCTTCCGCAAGGGCTTCCGTGGTTACGACGTCAGCCACTGGGACCGTCCCGATCTTCTTCCAGCTGGTTACGCTGGCTGCGCTGCGCTTTGCGTTGGTGCAGTAGGGGTTGCAATGGGTATGTCTCACGAGTATTATACGGGACCGATTGCCAAGTTGGCAGGCGGAGATATCGGGTTTCTGCTCGCGGCAGGATTCTCTTTCATCGTATACATATGTTGCAGACCACTGGAACTCAAATACACGGGCCGCTAA
- a CDS encoding RidA family protein (Syntenic homolog of Saccharomyces cerevisiae YIL051C (MMF1) and YER057C (HMF1)) — MRRLTQTATVLARSMSSLTPVRTTAAPPPAASYSQAMRANGMVFVSGQIPYTPDNKPVEGSVADKTEQVIANVRNVLEASNSGLDRVAKVNVFLADMAYFAEFNSVYAKYFGEHKPARSCVAVRALPLNVDLEMEVIALERD; from the coding sequence ATGCGCCGCCTCACCCAGACCGCCACAGTGCTTGCTAGATCCATGTCCTCGCTCACGCCCGTCCGCACCAcggctgcgccgccgcctgcggCCTCATACTCGCAGGCCATGCGGGCCAACGGCATGGTCTTTGTCTCGGGCCAGATCCCCTACACCCCTGACAACAAGCCCGTCGAGGGCTCCGTCGCCGACAAGACCGAGCAGGTCATCGCCAACGTGCGCAACGTGCTCGAGGCCTCAAACTCCGGCCTGGACCGCGTCGCGAAGGTCAACGTGTTCCTGGCCGACATGGCCTATTTTGCAGAGTTCAACTCCGTCTACGCCAAGTACTTCGGCGAGCACAAGCCTGCGCGCTCCTGCGTTGCAGTGCGTGCGTTGCCGCTCAACGTCGATCTAGAGATGGAGGTGATCGCGCTGGAGCGTGATTGA
- the SYG1 gene encoding Syg1p (Syntenic homolog of Saccharomyces cerevisiae YIL047C (SYG1)): MKFAERLRESSIPEWRDKYLDYKLGKKKLKSYKEKLKASRALSVRPTQRSRARDEPYTMQQEDAVYEFVMGWVIGTELAKCDEFYQWQLDQCERKYQLLKQQIEMYCLQKDENGAGLSYGATYEGQEETGLAAQLSAGRSPSPSRAGRLDRAQEGVKRWLQERDLMPSLPARWSREQGPARVKKYSANTETFMHICPSKRQAQLQLGHALLEYYLTLQLLKNYRDLNVTGFRKIVKKFDKTCDTEELSKFMSYANEHSPLFEHMGQNLRLYANSFKASNSLCQPAARMNSSPEKDPVTYWEDQVFQWYTEALTESTQARKHHVQKLRSLSLQYSMNEQIVHRNNTCVVQMFTAGSLLGVAVVLVIIALMLGIRADISSYRHLILFPVWGGWYLVLLMSLLFCLDCYIWFRGKVNYQFIMFGEIHSRKGNTVFNNDFSTTKISGHLYMVSLAFITVGAVSLCSMVRATLAPWLWLCALLFALGFSMSSFILPYWRELRKTRQWLIVTAIRLVFSGAYPVQFGDFFLGDIVCSLTYSMADVASVFCVFSGKKYNMCGSSNLISMGVLSCIPSYWRLMQCLRRYLDSNDRFPHLLNGAKYAVAILYNACLCAYRINKLHHSYRSWFIAAGIINSVFSSIWDLVMDWSLFQFQSTNFLLRDDLYLAGKRNWQTGQYSKRRKAMYYVSMISDVAIRFQWIVYAIAPRVIQQSAVTSFILGILEVVRRFIWIIFRVENEHVANVHLFKITGETPLPYPISPSRALSTSTVHDKHALPSTKNSHEDLVLYASVRHPEVLHMRHRAPSILSNIPWAHAKDFQRPSTSSLPRTSSGIDFDDDDEDEDDEDDFDDEQDRVIDGQQKKPNSDLN; encoded by the coding sequence ATGAAATTTGCTGAGCGACTGAGGGAGTCGTCTATTCCGGAGTGGAGAGATAAGTACCTTGACTACAAGCTTGGGAAGAAGAAGCTTAAGTCGTACAAGGAAAAGCTCAAGGCAAGCCGTGCGCTCTCTGTGAGACCGACGCAGCGGTCGCGGGCGCGCGATGAGCCGTACACGATGCAGCAGGAGGACGCGGTGTACGAGTTTGTCATGGGATGGGTGATCGGCACGGAGCTAGCGAAGTGCGATGAGTTCTACCAGTGGCAGCTGGACCAGTGCGAACGCAAGTaccagctgctgaagcagCAGATCGAGATGTACTGCCTGCAGAAAGACGAGAACGGCGCGGGTTTATCTTACGGTGCGACGTACGAGGGGCAAGAGGAGACAGGCCTCGCGGCGCAGCTCTCGGCAGGGCGCTCTCCATCGCCGTCGCGTGCCGGCCGCCTGGACCGGGCGCAGGAAGGCGTAAAGCGTTGGTTGCAGGAGCGGGATCTGATGCCCTCGCTGCCAGCCAGGTGGTCCCGGGAGCAGGGCCCGGCGCGGGTCAAGAAATACTCCGCGAACACCGAGACGTTCATGCACATCTGCCCCTCGAAGCGGCAGGcacagctgcagctgggcCACGCTCTGCTTGAGTACTACCTAAcgctccagctgctgaagaatTACCGGGATCTGAATGTGACGGGCTTTCGGAAAATCGTGAAGAAGTTTGACAAGACATGTGACACAGAGGAACTCTCAAAGTTCATGAGTTATGCTAACGAACACTCGCCTTTGTTCGAGCATATGGGCCAGAATCTGCGCCTCTATGCGAACAGCTTTAAGGCTTCCAATTCCTTATGCCAACCGGCTGCACGAATGAACAGTTCGCCAGAAAAGGATCCTGTCACTTACTGGGAAGATCAGGTGTTCCAGTGGTACACGGAAGCGCTGACGGAATCCACACAGGCTCGAAAACACCATGTACAAAAGTTACGCAGTTTATCCCTACAATACTCTATGAATGAGCAGATAGTGCATCGGAATAATACGTGTGTCGTACAAATGTTCACTGCTGGTTCTCTTTTAGGCGTGGCTGTAGTTCTGGTCATAATTGCTCTGATGCTTGGAATCAGAGCTGATATCAGTAGCTACCGGCACTTGATACTGTTCCCAGTGTGGGGCGGCTGGTACTTGGTTCTCCTCATGTCATTACTATTCTGCTTAGACTGTTATATCTGGTTTCGTGGGAAGGTTAATTACCAGTTCATTATGTTTGGAGAGATTCATTCTCGTAAAGGGAATACGGTATTTAACAACGACTTCTCCACTACTAAAATTTCAGGCCATCTGTACATGGTTTCCTTGGCATTCATCACCGTCGGCGCAGTGTCCCTTTGCAGTATGGTACGCGCAACCCTGGCTCCTTGGCTATGGCTTTGTGCGTTACTGTTCGCACTTGGTTTTTCTATGTCTTCCTTCATTCTGCCTTACTGGCGTGAGCTGCGAAAGACGCGCCAGTGGCTCATAGTAACAGCCATCAGGCTAGTGTTTTCCGGAGCATATCCCGTTCAATTTGGTGACTTCTTTCTTGGCGATATTGTCTGCTCCTTAACTTATTCTATGGCAGATGTTGCATCCGTGTTCTGTGTCTTCTCTGGTAAGAAATATAATATGTGTGGCTCGTCAAATTTAATATCCATGGGCGTTCTGTCGTGCATACCAAGTTACTGGAGATTGATGCAGTGTTTAAGAAGATACCTGGATTCCAATGACCGATTCCCGCACTTGTTAAATGGCGCCAAGTATGCAGTCGCGATACTTTATAATGCCTGTCTTTGCGCATATCGTATCAATAAATTACATCACTCATATCGCAGTTGGTTTATTGCTGCAGGCATAATAAATTCGGTCTTTAGCTCCATCTGGGACTTGGTGATGGATTGGTCACTATTTCAATTCCAATCCACGAACTTTCTTTTGAGAGATGACCTATACCTTGCTGGTAAGCGCAATTGGCAGACGGGTCAGTATTCGAAGAGGCGGAAGGCCATGTATTACGTTTCAATGATATCGGATGTGGCCATTAGATTCCAGTGGATTGTGTACGCTATTGCCCCGAGGGTAATCCAGCAAAGTGCTGTCACTTCTTTCATATTAGGGATCCTTGAAGTTGTTAGAAGATTCATTTGGATTATCTTCCGGGTAGAGAATGAGCACGTCGCCAACGTCCATTTGTTTAAGATCACCGGAGAGACTCCACTTCCATACCCAATTTCTCCCTCACGTGCTTTATCCACTTCCACTGTGCATGATAAACATGCCCTACCCAGCACTAAAAACTCACATGAAGATCTTGTTTTGTATGCTTCTGTGAGACATCCCGAAGTGTTGCACATGCGCCATCGTGCACCTTCAATACTAAGTAACATTCCTTGGGCACATGCAAAAGACTTCCAGAGGCCATCTACATCCTCTCTTCCCCGTACTAGCAGCGGTATCGACTTTGACGATGACgatgaggacgaggacgacgaggatGATTTCGATGATGAACAAGATAGAGTCATTGATGGACAACAGAAGAAGCCAAACTCTGACTTGAATTGA
- the PET117 gene encoding Pet117p (Syntenic homolog of Saccharomyces cerevisiae YER058W (PET117)): MLSQTVRAKHTTPMSRASKITLALCTAASAATVVTVHLVQEMERDALKQGPIKDALRTAEKRAERDADPEAARKKMLNASEHELQLELRRKYAAMQPLSGEVVTQDGDVVERR, translated from the coding sequence ATGCTGTCGCAGACGGTGCGCGCCAAACACACCACACCAATGAGTAGGGCAAGTAAAATTACGCTGGCGCTGTGCACGGCGGCCAGCGCGGCCACGGTTGTCACGGTGCATCTTGTGCAGGAGATGGAGCGCGACGCGCTTAAGCAGGGGCCCATCAAGGATGCCCTACGCACTGCAGAGAAGCGCGCCGAGCGCGACGCCGACCCGGAGGCCGCTCGCAAGAAGATGCTCAACGCTTCCGAGCACGAGCTTCAGCTAGAGCTGCGCCGGAAGTACGCAGCGATGCAGCCTCTATCTGGCGAGGTGGTGACGCAGGACGGCGACGTCGTCGAGCGCCGGTAG